One region of Parambassis ranga chromosome 21, fParRan2.1, whole genome shotgun sequence genomic DNA includes:
- the LOC114426371 gene encoding WD repeat, SAM and U-box domain-containing protein 1-like isoform X2, whose protein sequence is MVSLICTLRHHTDEVSCCAFSPHLLATCSGDKTLRVYDTADFSELPFSPLTGHGYGVHCCCFSSCGSFLFTCSTDGSVMVWSPETGELTASLQHPGRSPLRVCALAPDSSLLLAGASDGTVALWDFTSKTLRRCSAVSEASVAACCFSPCSQMFVSGCTHGDLKLWDVDVRLLHAEKDAHDLGVTCCSFAPQFIVDGCCVEFRLASCGQDSLLKIWIVSQHEGAAIVMKLLHTLTSQSAPVLSCAFSSDGDMVVSGSLDKTAAVYDAKLGTLLHTLKQHDRYVTAVALSPAFPWIATGSMDRSVNVWRIGDGDCSAGNSSLPVVCVFTGRKLPGHSRLLLADWSEEDVQTWLCEEGLEELISVFKANNIDGAELIQLKKETATELGIESVGLRGRLLRKIEALKAAQSDSETPDEFLCPITRELMKDPVIAADGYSYERESIESWIRGKNKTSPMTNLPLQTTMLTPNRFLKMAITRLKSSQ, encoded by the exons ATGGTGTCTCTAATTTGCACTCTTCGGCATCACACAGACGAGGTCAGCTGCTGCGCCTTCTCTCCGCACCTCCTGGCGACCTGCTCAGGTGATAAAACCCTCCGTGTTTATGACACGGCGGACTTCTCGGAGCTCCCCTTCTCCCCTCTGACGGGTCACGGTTACGGggttcactgctgctgtttcagcTCCTGCGGCAGCTTCCTGTTCACCTGCTCCACGGACGGTTCCGTCATGGTGTGGAGCCCCGAGACAGGAGAACTGACGGCCTCGCTGCAGCACCCGGGGCGCAGTCCGCTCAGAGTCTGCGCACTGGCGCCAgactcctccctgctgctggcaGGGGCCAGCGACGGCACCGTGGCCCTGTGGGACTTCACCTCCAAGACACTGCGCAG ATGCAGTGCAGTGAGCGAGGCCAGCGTGGCGGCGTGCTGCTTCTCTCCGTGCAGCCAGATGTTTGTGAGTGGCTGCACCCATGGAGACCTCAAACTCTGGGACGTGGACGTCAGGCTCCTGCATGCTGAGAAGGACGCCCACGACCTGGGAGtcacctgctgcagctttgcACCGCAGTTTATAGTTG ACGGCTGCTGTGTAGAGTTTCGACTGGCCTCCTGTGGACAAGACAGCCTGCTGAAAATATGGATTGTTTCCCAGCATGAAGGAGCAG CTATTGTCATGAAGCTGCTTCACACTCTCAccagtcagtcagctcctgtTCTGTCCTGTGCATTCTCCTCTGATGGAGACATGGTCGTCTCTGG CTCGTTGGATAAAACAGCTGCAGTATACGATGCG AAGCTGGGCACGCTGCTGCACACTCTGAAACAACACGACAG GTATGTGACTGCTGTCGCTCTGTCTCCCGCCTTCCCCTGGATTGCAACCGGCTCCATGGACAGATCGGTAAACGTGTGGAGAATAGGTGATGGAGACTGCAGCGCTGGTAA TTCCTCccttcctgttgtgtgtgtttttacaggaaGGAAGCTGCCGGGTCACTCCAGGCTGCTGcttgctgattggtcagaggaggacgtgcaGACTTGGCTGTGTGAGGAAGGACTAGAGGAACTCATCAGTGTCTTTAAAGCCAACAACATCGATGGAGCAGAGCTTATCCAGCTGAAGAAGGAAACAGCCACCGAGCTGGGAATTG AGTCTGTGGGCCTCCGCGGTCGTCTCCTGAGGAAAATTGAGGCCCTGAAGGCAGCGCAGAGTGATTCAGAAACCCCAGATGAGTTCCTGTGTCCAATCACCAGAGAGCTGATGAAGGATCCAGTCATTGCTGCAG ATGGATACTCCTATGAGCGAGAGTCTATAGAGAGCTGGATTCGAGGAAAGAATAAAACCAGTCCCATGACCAACCTGCCTCTGCAGACGACAATGCTCACCCCCAACAGGTTTCTGAAGATGGCAATAACACGATTGAAGTCAAGCCAgtag
- the LOC114426371 gene encoding WD repeat, SAM and U-box domain-containing protein 1-like isoform X3 has translation MVSLICTLRHHTDEVSCCAFSPHLLATCSGDKTLRVYDTADFSELPFSPLTGHGYGVHCCCFSSCGSFLFTCSTDGSVMVWSPETGELTASLQHPGRSPLRVCALAPDSSLLLAGASDGTVALWDFTSKTLRRCSAVSEASVAACCFSPCSQMFVSGCTHGDLKLWDVDVRLLHAEKDAHDLGVTCCSFAPQFIVDGCCVEFRLASCGQDSLLKIWIVSQHEGAAIVMKLLHTLTSQSAPVLSCAFSSDGDMVVSGSLDKTAAVYDAKLGTLLHTLKQHDRYVTAVALSPAFPWIATGSMDRSVNVWRIGDGDCSAGRKLPGHSRLLLADWSEEDVQTWLCEEGLEELISVFKANNIDGAELIQLKKETATELGIESVGLRGRLLRKIEALKAAQSDSETPDEFLCPITRELMKDPVIAADGYSYERESIESWIRGKNKTSPMTNLPLQTTMLTPNRFLKMAITRLKSSQ, from the exons ATGGTGTCTCTAATTTGCACTCTTCGGCATCACACAGACGAGGTCAGCTGCTGCGCCTTCTCTCCGCACCTCCTGGCGACCTGCTCAGGTGATAAAACCCTCCGTGTTTATGACACGGCGGACTTCTCGGAGCTCCCCTTCTCCCCTCTGACGGGTCACGGTTACGGggttcactgctgctgtttcagcTCCTGCGGCAGCTTCCTGTTCACCTGCTCCACGGACGGTTCCGTCATGGTGTGGAGCCCCGAGACAGGAGAACTGACGGCCTCGCTGCAGCACCCGGGGCGCAGTCCGCTCAGAGTCTGCGCACTGGCGCCAgactcctccctgctgctggcaGGGGCCAGCGACGGCACCGTGGCCCTGTGGGACTTCACCTCCAAGACACTGCGCAG ATGCAGTGCAGTGAGCGAGGCCAGCGTGGCGGCGTGCTGCTTCTCTCCGTGCAGCCAGATGTTTGTGAGTGGCTGCACCCATGGAGACCTCAAACTCTGGGACGTGGACGTCAGGCTCCTGCATGCTGAGAAGGACGCCCACGACCTGGGAGtcacctgctgcagctttgcACCGCAGTTTATAGTTG ACGGCTGCTGTGTAGAGTTTCGACTGGCCTCCTGTGGACAAGACAGCCTGCTGAAAATATGGATTGTTTCCCAGCATGAAGGAGCAG CTATTGTCATGAAGCTGCTTCACACTCTCAccagtcagtcagctcctgtTCTGTCCTGTGCATTCTCCTCTGATGGAGACATGGTCGTCTCTGG CTCGTTGGATAAAACAGCTGCAGTATACGATGCG AAGCTGGGCACGCTGCTGCACACTCTGAAACAACACGACAG GTATGTGACTGCTGTCGCTCTGTCTCCCGCCTTCCCCTGGATTGCAACCGGCTCCATGGACAGATCGGTAAACGTGTGGAGAATAGGTGATGGAGACTGCAGCGCTG gaaGGAAGCTGCCGGGTCACTCCAGGCTGCTGcttgctgattggtcagaggaggacgtgcaGACTTGGCTGTGTGAGGAAGGACTAGAGGAACTCATCAGTGTCTTTAAAGCCAACAACATCGATGGAGCAGAGCTTATCCAGCTGAAGAAGGAAACAGCCACCGAGCTGGGAATTG AGTCTGTGGGCCTCCGCGGTCGTCTCCTGAGGAAAATTGAGGCCCTGAAGGCAGCGCAGAGTGATTCAGAAACCCCAGATGAGTTCCTGTGTCCAATCACCAGAGAGCTGATGAAGGATCCAGTCATTGCTGCAG ATGGATACTCCTATGAGCGAGAGTCTATAGAGAGCTGGATTCGAGGAAAGAATAAAACCAGTCCCATGACCAACCTGCCTCTGCAGACGACAATGCTCACCCCCAACAGGTTTCTGAAGATGGCAATAACACGATTGAAGTCAAGCCAgtag
- the LOC114426371 gene encoding WD repeat, SAM and U-box domain-containing protein 1-like isoform X1 — protein MVSLICTLRHHTDEVSCCAFSPHLLATCSGDKTLRVYDTADFSELPFSPLTGHGYGVHCCCFSSCGSFLFTCSTDGSVMVWSPETGELTASLQHPGRSPLRVCALAPDSSLLLAGASDGTVALWDFTSKTLRRCSAVSEASVAACCFSPCSQMFVSGCTHGDLKLWDVDVRLLHAEKDAHDLGVTCCSFAPQFIVDGCCVEFRLASCGQDSLLKIWIVSQHEGAAIVMKLLHTLTSQSAPVLSCAFSSDGDMVVSGSLDKTAAVYDAKLGTLLHTLKQHDRYVTAVALSPAFPWIATGSMDRSVNVWRIGDGDCSAAESKETPCQGRKLPGHSRLLLADWSEEDVQTWLCEEGLEELISVFKANNIDGAELIQLKKETATELGIESVGLRGRLLRKIEALKAAQSDSETPDEFLCPITRELMKDPVIAADGYSYERESIESWIRGKNKTSPMTNLPLQTTMLTPNRFLKMAITRLKSSQ, from the exons ATGGTGTCTCTAATTTGCACTCTTCGGCATCACACAGACGAGGTCAGCTGCTGCGCCTTCTCTCCGCACCTCCTGGCGACCTGCTCAGGTGATAAAACCCTCCGTGTTTATGACACGGCGGACTTCTCGGAGCTCCCCTTCTCCCCTCTGACGGGTCACGGTTACGGggttcactgctgctgtttcagcTCCTGCGGCAGCTTCCTGTTCACCTGCTCCACGGACGGTTCCGTCATGGTGTGGAGCCCCGAGACAGGAGAACTGACGGCCTCGCTGCAGCACCCGGGGCGCAGTCCGCTCAGAGTCTGCGCACTGGCGCCAgactcctccctgctgctggcaGGGGCCAGCGACGGCACCGTGGCCCTGTGGGACTTCACCTCCAAGACACTGCGCAG ATGCAGTGCAGTGAGCGAGGCCAGCGTGGCGGCGTGCTGCTTCTCTCCGTGCAGCCAGATGTTTGTGAGTGGCTGCACCCATGGAGACCTCAAACTCTGGGACGTGGACGTCAGGCTCCTGCATGCTGAGAAGGACGCCCACGACCTGGGAGtcacctgctgcagctttgcACCGCAGTTTATAGTTG ACGGCTGCTGTGTAGAGTTTCGACTGGCCTCCTGTGGACAAGACAGCCTGCTGAAAATATGGATTGTTTCCCAGCATGAAGGAGCAG CTATTGTCATGAAGCTGCTTCACACTCTCAccagtcagtcagctcctgtTCTGTCCTGTGCATTCTCCTCTGATGGAGACATGGTCGTCTCTGG CTCGTTGGATAAAACAGCTGCAGTATACGATGCG AAGCTGGGCACGCTGCTGCACACTCTGAAACAACACGACAG GTATGTGACTGCTGTCGCTCTGTCTCCCGCCTTCCCCTGGATTGCAACCGGCTCCATGGACAGATCGGTAAACGTGTGGAGAATAGGTGATGGAGACTGCAGCGCTG cagaaTCAAAGGAGACACCGTGCCAAG gaaGGAAGCTGCCGGGTCACTCCAGGCTGCTGcttgctgattggtcagaggaggacgtgcaGACTTGGCTGTGTGAGGAAGGACTAGAGGAACTCATCAGTGTCTTTAAAGCCAACAACATCGATGGAGCAGAGCTTATCCAGCTGAAGAAGGAAACAGCCACCGAGCTGGGAATTG AGTCTGTGGGCCTCCGCGGTCGTCTCCTGAGGAAAATTGAGGCCCTGAAGGCAGCGCAGAGTGATTCAGAAACCCCAGATGAGTTCCTGTGTCCAATCACCAGAGAGCTGATGAAGGATCCAGTCATTGCTGCAG ATGGATACTCCTATGAGCGAGAGTCTATAGAGAGCTGGATTCGAGGAAAGAATAAAACCAGTCCCATGACCAACCTGCCTCTGCAGACGACAATGCTCACCCCCAACAGGTTTCTGAAGATGGCAATAACACGATTGAAGTCAAGCCAgtag